The genome window ATTTTAACCACCGATTCCtaattttgtctgttttcataaGGCCAGACAAAGGGGTATCGAAACACACAGCGTCTCCACGGCATGACGCCAAACAATTCACTGAAGTCTCGCCTTCTTTCTTCATACCTGCCTTTGGGCGGGATTATGCTAATATTTCAAACAGTGACGCAGATGTTTGcggaagtaatatctggacttcAATCAAGGCGTTTTAGGCGGGTCTGGAGCAGTGCTCTCTGTTAGacagaataaatccctttgtgatgatgatgagcttTGTAACTCTGCAGATCTTATTCATGCACACAAAGATAgattacacactaaataaaaaggaaaacattcaaCAGCATCAAATGACCCCTTTAATGCATCAGTGTGTCATAGTAAAGAATAATTCTTATATAGAAGATTGTAACAGAACCTGTAAATACACGGTGTGTACTTTGGACAGTCATATATAATGCACTTGACACTTTTACTTGAATTTTCTTCTTCCAAATCtacagttataaatatatactcatttcttgtgttttgtttccatTTCTGTACCTAAAGGcattaataatatacattaatatcatcaataaacaaTTTTGAATATAAACCTCTTGTAACTATTTTGTAGTCAGAATTTAGAAAGgtgttatgtaaaatgtaattctaCAGATAATATTAACTGCAATACTTACATTGACCAGAAGCTGGCAGTAGAAcaatcagtaacacaaacaaacCGGACCTCATGAAATCGTTTTGAGAAAAAACAACTCTCTTGGCACGCTCCACAAATTTAacacatagacatgaatatttaattgtggtgaagaagattggtctgtttttaatgaggaaaGGCAAAACCACGCCTACAATGACTACGCTGTGGAGAAAGGTATATAAAGGGCTGTGTTTTTGCATAATTTGGACATTCTGCAGACTCTCACACTTAGTtggttttcaataaagtttatttactttttgacatctgcTAACCCCtccgtctctgaagtttttgacttaggctgAAAAGGTTGATTTATCCACGACATTCTCTGTCTGTACCAAGCAGTGATATCGTGTTTGTGTTCCTGGTGTTGACTTTGTTCTCGTTTCTCTGCCGAGTCTTGTTGAGTCTGACCGCCTGACCTCCGCCTGTTTTACGTTGTGGATTTTTGCATTAAactttggacttgttgttttggggttaaactacctaacctgcacttgcttctgtccgcGCCTCCTTCACGTGACAGGAATATAAACCTTTAGTAACTATTCTGTAGCCATTGTAGAAATAAGCGTCCTATGGTGTGCAATTCTACAATTAATATTAACTGCAATACTTACACTGACCAGAAGTCGGCAGTAGAACAATCAGTAACAAACAAAACTGCAGGTGCTACAGATCCAAACaccagatttatttcattagtaAAAATATACTTTCATGTAGACACATGCACTGAAAATCCTATTAGATCAATCATCATGACCACCATGACAGGTAAAGATCCTCCTACTTGTTCATCTGAGCAGGTGATGAGGTTTGCATGTGACTACTTCCACTCTGCCTTGCTTCATTTCCTATGTAAAACAGGACTCTTTATTCAAATAGTCACAATGCACTTCTCCTAAAATTGTAAGGTGTGTAAGAATTTAGTCCTGACTGTTTCTATCTTTTAATACATCATGTAGATCTTCCTTTATGATTATAATATTCTGTAGTTCAAGAAGAGGCAGTGATGATTTTATAAAGCAGCCATGATAATATCGTGTATGCTGAGTGTTGGATCTGATTATTGACACATGGCTGTTCCTCACTAAAGGCAACCTGATGAACTCCTTCACCTCCTTTCTGTGCTGAAATTTGAGGAGGATGGGtcagtgtttggttttgtttaaataagcaGTCTGGAGTCTAAGGTAAAGTTAAAGTCAAATGGAAATCAGTCTGCGTCACCCATGTTGTAATTTCTCCATATTAAGAAGAGGACAGGTGAAGTAAGCAGATTTGTAGAGAGTTGTGTACAAGCAGTGAAGATCTACAACGGAGCTACTGAAGAAACACCAGCCTTCAGAGTTTCATATTACAGGTATGTTTTAATGCTCAACACTTAAATTTCAGTTAATTCTAACAATAAGGATAAACATTTAACACGTGGATTTAAAATTTGTTAATAAACCAATTATCAGCAAGTAAAAAGTAGCAGATTTCTTCAaatttaatgattaattaatgaagAAATATTGTAGCATGTTGAGTAAGGTTAGCAAGACATTAATAtattgcattaatattaaataaatctaatatggttaaaatgtttaaaggttTAATTGAAGTAATACTGTACAAAACTAATAAAGCCCACAATCTTTGGAAATCAGTGTGTCTCTCAGTGTTGGGGAAATCACCTGGAAATTGTAGCTTTTATAGTCTGATGAAGTTAAGCTAAAGTCAAGCTGAACTTTTATAAAAGTAGTTCTCTCCTCTACAAGTTACTGACAAAAAGTAGTTAACTACATTGAAGATACTTAAACGGGCAACATTTTTAGTACGTCATGATTGTGAatccgtttaaaaataaaaagaacaaaagcatAAActtgagaaataaatataatttgatATAATTAGAACCTTTTATCAAACTTCTCCGGTTTTCAGCCCAGCTATCTGCAgcatatctttatctatatcaGCTCTCTAGTCTTCCATCTGTCATGACATGATAAATCATTACCACAGTGATGAAGCATAATGGTTTATATCGCATCAAAtgaataatactaataataataataattccagtctaatgtaattaaatccagaaatatagCCTACTCATTTTAGGAGATGTGGAGAAATACAATCAGACTTTTATAttcagaacataaaataaatcccttgGCGTGCACTGATAAACTTactgaatgattttattttattggtaagtaaatgtaaacattgttgTGTTTCTTATTAACAAAGCGCCAGTAATCTTCCCTGTATCAGAGAATAAACTCCAGCGTTCATTTATTCTGGTATGATCATTTACATCACGTGACAGACTGTGGTCGGTCTCTTTCCGTGTAACTCTTTGAAGTTCTTTGTTCAATTCGCTTCAAACTCTCATTTTCCATTTCTTTGGAATAATCCACAAACAGATAATTGTCTCTCAGTTTAATTTTCGATTCTACAAGTTTGGGTTGTTGCATCCGAGTCTGATTTTTgaacaaacatttaaataaaataactcatTATTCTGATTTTCTATGTTTTGCGCTCGGATTGGACCGTACCGGTACCGCCGGGGGATGGAGGGGGTGTGGAAgggggggtgtgggggtgtggaTGTATTTACCCAGAGTgctgtagtgttatgtataggcCTATGACACATCTGATCATGCATTACGTTTCGGCTACATCAGACCTTCATTAACTGTGACTGCGCGTTAACAGCCACATGTTGTTCTGGACGATGTGAGAGTGGAGTGCGCTTGATGATTATGAAAGTGTAATCCGCAGGTTAGTAGACGAGTCGTGAAGCAAACAAGTTCAAGAGGTCCTACAGCAGCAACATGGACTCGGGAGAGGCTCCAgtatttcctccatttctaaaTTTTGCGCATCGAGGGACATTGATCATTTTGATTACGCACGGTCAGGCAGAGATGGTGTGGATGTAGTCGTTCCAGCAGTTACTGTTTGTGGCCTTGTGTACGGTATAAAGATGATGATTGGGATGTTGAGAGCTTCGGGATACAGCTTGGGTGAAAGAGCTGTGAGGCACAAATTACCCTCAATACACTCAGATGCGAAGAGAGGGATCTGCTCGCTAAAAGAATCCCCATGTCTATTCCGCTGAGTATTCCGGTCACAAACTGGACCAAAATGAAAAGCTCGTGGGTTTTGGAATGACGCAAGTTGTTGTCTCTGATGGTTTCAGTGGGAAACTTTTGGGATTTTATGTAATGCGGATCAAGAATAATCTTATCATTTATGACGAGGTGTACCTACAGAGTCACCTGCTTGAGCCATGGCCTTTTTGAGCTAAGAGTTTTATTTATGTCTGTATCAACAAGATCATTTTCGGGCCTTTCGCACTAACGTCAATAGGCACTAATTCATTCAAAATCAGTCAAGACACAACCACGCTGCTGAAAGAAAGTGGGTAGAAATCAACTCGCGAATAAACTGCCCAGTTAAGTACACATTGTGTGTATTggtcaaaaatgttttttttggacattGATGACCCCTTTTGGAAGTACTGTGTCTCTGCCATTGCATCAAACTGCTGCATGGTTGGGCTACAGAATTTCATCCATGCCTGGAATACACATACAATCCCATCCAAAGGCACACCTGATGCTCTTTTTGCAGCCCATCTCAGAACCTCTCAGATCCCACCTCAGTTCTTTCCACCTGCTGAGGATTTTGCAGCTGACTACATTAGGAATGGAACCGCCTATTCaggaacagagacagagacggtTGTTCCCATGGATACTGTACATGGCACTGAGCTACACAAATAAACTCAGCTGGCTTTTATGAATTTATGCCCCTACGCATATACAAAAATGTGatacagacaaacaaaaattaCTTGGCCAGATGCCACTACTGAACCAGAACATATTATATACTCTGTCGTGCTTAATTTCCTCTACGTATGTTAATCCTACTATAACAGCAGTTCAGTCAATACTGATACATTCCTGGATGGCCACAGAGCTGCAGAGTTTAGCTTTAACCCTAAGCAAATGCACCTGATTCAGCTATAAATCAGAATATGATCTGAAAACTACAGTGTGTTGGAGCAGGTTTGGAACTAAACTCTTCAGGGCTGTGGCCCTCTAGGAACTGAATTTTGCACCCCTGGATTACATGGCATTTCTATATTTAGATCGGAAATATACTCCTATTCCTGTGGTTCCTGCAAATGGATCTTTTGAtctgtctatatctatatatttacataaaagatTTCCTCAACATGTGTCTTTACATTAGATTTTACAACCAGAACTGCAACTGAGACAGGCTTACAGGTACAGACATTATTGTTTATggcattttatttatctttatttatgtatctGACATCATTAGCACCCCCccatataaatgtgtgtgtgtgtatatatatatgacactgCACTAAAGTTTTTTATAAACACCTAAAAATTAATTACTGATGATTAATAATAACTAGCTTTTAATGAATccttaatttatttacaattaattTCATCTGGGATGTCTTCTTGTGTTTGGTCGATAACTTCTAACAACATTAAATACAGGAGATTGGATCATTCTAGAGGAAGTAGAGATTGAGTCAACAGGACCGAGTGTGCGCGTGCACTCGCAGTATCTGTGCGAGAGCAGAGAGAATGTCGAAAGCGCCCCGAGTTTTGTGCGAAAGTGAAGGAACTCCGCCTGGGAAGAGATTCGCGCTCGCGCATTAATATCCAGTCTCGTGTTACAATAATACGCTCTGGACGATTTTAATAACAATATCGCGATAGAAACTGCCTGAGAAGAACTATAAAGAAGAGAAGAATGTCGTGTCTGAAAGCTGTCCGTTCCCACTGTCTGATGTATAGTGTAGCGCAGGCGATCAATTAATGCATGATCAGACGTGCCATAGacctatacataacactacagcATTCTGGGTAAATACATCCACACCCCAACACCCCGCTCCAAGTTACATACTAGTGCTGCATTGTGCATAAACCTGCTCCAGGTGTTTGTGATCATGTGACTTGGTGAGTGACGTGAACATGAGCAGTGCTGATGGATGCTGTAGTCCCGCAAGCTTATCGGCTCTAACCTGACACCTGATCATGATCATGATGGAAAGCTTGATTAGAGAATCATTTACAAAGTTGCACAAATAAATCACTTTGTATTTGATACttacagacttttattttgtccttcagattgtgattttttttctgactcCTCAGCTGTCCGTCCATCATGAAGCTGAATCTGTTTCTCCTGTTTCTCACTGGTGAGAGCATTTTTATAAACCACTCattaatattacacacattaatatTGCACTTACCTCTAACCCTATTTATATCTGATTTtactaaactgtaaataaacaatagCTTTATATTACTCTGCCTTTATCATTTGctgtctctttttatttttcaatttctAACTTTCTCTATTTTACTGACTTCAGCACAAGTttagcaatttatttattttactcacgtatttttattttattttttttactcttacaAAACTGTCACAAACTACTATAATTCTTTgacttatttatatttgttttagcTAAACTGTTCATGTATGGTCTACTGGTAGTTTCAGCACTTACTGaaatcatttcaaataattatCACTAATTTCATGagaaattataaaattataaatataagtaGTTTGGAAATTAAAGACATAACATTTAATTGATAaactttgtaaaataaataataaaactgatttgATGAAGAGGCTGGTAGATGAGATGAAGCCCACCAGAGGCAGTTCCTCCCtggaccactagagggcacacactcactgtgtcgaacttcttcttctgttgtttCCCTATTTCCTGTTATGATCAGTCACACCGGTGTTATATTTCTTATTAGACTTCTTATTTAAGTTCCCTGTGTTCCCTCTTTTTTTGTCAGTGCATTAAGTTTGAGTTCgtgtttgtgcttttgtgaTTAGTGAGATTTTGGTTATTGTATCGTGTTTAGTTTTAGGGTTTTCGCACACAAtaagattttcatttaaatttattcaGTTCTCTGcatgcagatttattttatatgccatgtgcactgaactgaactgaactgaactgcagGATTGAATTGTTCATTATACATTGCTAATTCTTTAATTTAGCCATTAGGATTATCTATATTCAGATATTCACCAGTTAAAGTTTACTGTGTGTTTCATGAAATATAATATCACCAGCAGGTCTGGTCCCAGTCACTGTATCCGTCCTGAGAACCGTCCCTCACAATTATAACCTGATGATGACACCGGTGACCTGGCCTGTTGCACAGAGTTACTGCAGGGTGATGTTCACTGACCTGGCAACAATCCTGAGTGATACTGATTGGCTACAATTTGAGAAAGAAGCAGCAAGCAAAGGTCTGACAACATCTACCTGGGTCGGATTGTACAATGACTTCAATAGCTGGCGCTGGTCCTTAAACCATCTCCCACTGACGAGTGTCACTTATACCAGTTGGATCAGTGCAGAGCCTAATAATCTTGGTGGAAATCAAGCATGTGCTATAATAGATACATCTGGTAAATGGCGGGATAGATCATTTACAGACCTAAACCCCTTCATATGCTACAATGGTGAGTCAATATCCTGATGTTAATTTGCCTAGTCTTGGTTTGATGGCTGGTTTTTCACATTTTGGGTTGTATCTTGGTATCATATTGTCTGTGAGACAGAGATGtgacttttgtttatttatttttcacagctaATTTCAGTGGTGCTGCCAGGTTCATCGGCATCAGTAGTCCTCTGTTGACCTGGCCTCAAGCTCAAACTTACTGCCGAACACATCACACAGACTTGGCCAGCTCTCTTAACAGTTCAGACAACGACATGTTAAGGCAGGTGAGTAGTATCCAGGGTGAGTCCTGGATTGGTCTTTACAGAGACACTTGGAAGTGGTCAGACGGGACCAACGCTTCAAACATCCCATGGGCTCCTGGACAACCTGATAATGCTGGGGGTTACGAGGACTGTGCAGTGGTTAATAACGGACTGTTCTACGATGAACAATGCACCAACCTGCACTATTTCTTCTGTAACACCAGTGAGTCTTCTGTTTTCTCTTATTCTAATATCACAtcaaaaatgaattatttacttAAGTTTTGACTTTACGTCATTTTCCGTTTCTTGTTtgggaaaaaaagcatttttgaaaatgtttagatgccaaaagaaggaagtgaaaataaaatgctatgatataataataataataataataataataataataataataataataaaaaatgctcCTTTTTATGCTTATAAACACCTTCATCTACAATTTGTTGGTGTTCAGTGCCTTCTGGGTAAACTGTCTCTCAGAAATTTACCGCTATATCGAGCAAACTTCCCTTGAGATAATAAAGTAAAGGGATGGTTGATGAGAGctcattaaaatatttgaatgcaGCAGAAAGTAGCTCACAGTTCACGAGCAAATGACGGCACAAGAAGACGAAAGGAGATGAAgttcaaattaaacacaatttgtTCTCATTTGGTGCAAAAAGTCATTTAGAAATATGACTGAAattttactgtataaaaatataaatataccataaacaaaatgataacgtaATCAAATCTAACACATAAAGGAGTGTCTGTGcaattaatgttcatttaagATTGAACTCGTTAAGCCATATATCATAATATTCATTCAGACGGTGCAGTGTCCTGAAGAGGAAAAACTTTACATTATGGAGAAATTAaagcgtgcatgtgtgtgtgtgtgtgtgtgtgtgtgtgtgtgtgtgtgtgtgtgtgtgtgtgtgtgtgtgtgtgtgtgtgtgtgttccacagtTTACCCAGCGAGGAGTCAGATAATCAGACTGCAGGTGAAGTCTGATGGGAGTGTGTTTGATCCTGCTGTGCAGTCGTCCATTTTAGATCAGGTGAGTCACATGATGTCTGTGAAATTTGGAGAAACCCATATTAGCATTTCTTACTCTCAAATTTCTTTTATTCTCAAGAATTTTGctccttttattatttcttgtcTTCTCGGTGACACgtattccttttctttttggcTTGAGTAATTAAATCCTGATTCTGATCCTCAGATCAAACAGAAACTGGAGGAAAAAGGCATGTTGGAGAACACCACAGTGACCTGGAAGGTGCAGCCAGATGGAAACATCTTCCACAAGAAAAAGGATGATCTGTAACGTCTAAACGCTCACCTTCAAGTCTAGCAGATTCCAAACTGACTGAAATGTTATTTAACCTACAacatttaagctttaatcagtaGGCAGTGTCAGAGGACAAGATTAGCCAGAAGTAGAGGAATAAACGTATTTAATTGCTCTGATTGGAACACGCCCACTTTGACTTTGCAGCTGAAATTTTAAAGTCAGATTTCACTGCAACTTTTTAATATTGAACATGTTCAGCTTTTGCTGCAAGAGGCCACTGAACACAGTGATGAGGAGAAAGTCAGAGAGGGTATGTTCAATACTGGGTTTAATGCATCAGTGTGTTGTAGTAAAGAATAATTCTTATATAGAATATAGTGAATGTAACAGAACctgtaaatacactgtgtgtactCTGAACAGTCATATATAATGCACTTGCCACTATTACTGTCATTTATTTCTTCCACATCtacagttataaatatatactcatttcttgtattgtttctattttctgtgtctaaaggcattaaaaatatacattaatatcatcaataaacaattttaaatataaacctcTTGTAACTATTTTGTAGTCAGAATGTCATGTGCCAGTATGTAAGGGAAGTTACGACGGATACATGTGTAGTAAAAGACGtttaatagagagagacaggcagacaaatccaaatcatgatacAAGAccgtggtcaaaacaggcaatgggtcaagcgatctacaaacaggcGTAAACTGGGCATGGCTAGAATccaaaacgagaaacaaagtcaatcACCATGAATCGAAACGAGGAACAACTTGGTAACAAGAATACACTCAAAACTACGCAGTCAtggtgttcaaaaagtctcttttatagtgtggagtgagtgtgcGATTGACAACAggggtgtgtgtagtgtagtccatgtttgtaggccgcagtgcaggatgggaaatgcaGTCACGGGTTTACTGTGACATGACAAAGAATTAGAAAGgtattatataaaatgtaattccACAGATAATATTAACTGCAATACTTATATTGACCAGAAGTCGGCAGTAGAAcaatcagtaacacaaacaaaactggAGGTGCTACAGATCCAAACaccagatttatttcattagtaAAAATATACTTTCATGTAGACACATGCACTGAAAATCCTATTAGAACAATCATCATGACCACCATGACAGGTAAAGATCCTCCTACTTGTTCGTCTGAGCAGGTGATGAAGTTTGCATGTGACTGCTTCCACTCTGCCTTGCTTCGTTTCCTATGTAAAACAGGACTCTTTATTCAAATAGTCACAATGCACTTCTCCTAAAAATGTAAGGTGTGTAAGAATTTAGCCCTGACCTGTTTCTGCCCTTTAATACATCATGTAGATCTTCCTTTATGATTATAATATTCTGTAGTTCCTTTCTAGATCCATCATTTTACAATAATTATGATTAAGATTCCTCTACAGTTTTCCTGTGTCTTCACAAAGGGTTAGATTTTATCTCGCTGCCCAAAAATGCTGCCTCCAAGTTACCAAGAAGAGGCAGTGATGATTTTATAAAGCAGCCATGATAATATCGTGTATGCTGAGTGTTGGATCTGATTATTGACACATGGCTGTTCCTCACTAAAGGCAACCTGATGAACTCCTTCACCTCCTTTCTGTGCTGAAATTTGAGGAGGATGGGTCagtgtgtggttttgtttaaataagcaGTCTGGAGTCTAAGGTAAAGTTAAAGTCAAATGGAAATCTTTGTTTGTGCTGATCTTAAAATCTTAAATCTTAATTTATTGAGTCATTTAAGTCATTAAAtatccacatacacacatgcacacatatacattacacacacacacatatatatatatatatatatatatatatatatatatatatatatatatatatgatagatagatagatagatagatatacacacacacacacacacacacacacacggcctatGTATGTATAAACAGAGCTACAGCAAACAGATTATggtgcatgtatttatttatgacaatgTTAATATTACGACTGTTATTCTCATAACAACATATACAGTAACAAGTAAAAACACTTATCTTGGGGTTCGTGTTACATTTCTCACATCCTGTGATCCGCTGTGTCCCTTAAAAGTTGAAAACGCACAGTGGATAGCTAACAATTACGTGAATGCGACTATTTAATGTGatttgttgtttggtttttacCTTGTTACTTCAACTgtattgttaaaataaaaaagacagtcGGCAAAAACCGGCACAAACGATTGATACTATTTCGGGttaatttggagcatgtgggggggctgggtgaccccagaatgacctttgaatattcttttaatatctccagaattgaagcagcacaaacaacattttttacCACACAAACGATTGAGAATATTTTGCTGACATTTTGCGTTGGTGTGGGGGCAACTTCACGCAGGAGGATGGGtcagtgtttggttttgtttaaacAAGCAGTCTGGAGTCTAAGGTAAAGTTAAAGTCAAATGGAAATCAGTCTGCGTCACCCATGTTGTAATTTCTCCATATTAAGAAGAGGACAGGTGAAGTAAGCAGATTTGTAGAGAGTTGTGTACAAGCAGTGAAGATCTAAAACGGAGCTACTGAAGAAACACCAGCCTTCAGAGTTTTATATTACAGGTATGCGCTGTAGAAATACAGAGATTATGTGCATGAAcagtctcttaagtagtgttttgtgattggga of Ictalurus punctatus breed USDA103 chromosome 29, Coco_2.0, whole genome shotgun sequence contains these proteins:
- the LOC108261204 gene encoding macrophage mannose receptor 1; protein product: MMTPVTWPVAQSYCRVMFTDLATILSDTDWLQFEKEAASKGLTTSTWVGLYNDFNSWRWSLNHLPLTSVTYTSWISAEPNNLGGNQACAIIDTSGKWRDRSFTDLNPFICYNANFSGAARFIGISSPLLTWPQAQTYCRTHHTDLASSLNSSDNDMLRQVSSIQGESWIGLYRDTWKWSDGTNASNIPWAPGQPDNAGGYEDCAVVNNGLFYDEQCTNLHYFFCNTIYPARSQIIRLQVKSDGSVFDPAVQSSILDQIKQKLEEKGMLENTTVTWKVQPDGNIFHKKKDDL